A genomic window from Periweissella cryptocerci includes:
- a CDS encoding pentapeptide repeat-containing protein codes for MNNVITNTITDQSLGLDDVEPNTRYENCEIGYSNHGISLNNVEFVNCTFAQSDFRNGEFIDVKFIKTQLLSADFTEAYFIDSLFDHANVQGGNFNMAVIKKTKFLGANLRYSNFSETKLTDVDFSKSLLIDSSFQAVTLKHVVFAEANIDQIDFIDTNLKGLDLRAAEFDSLLVSPNLLRGVVISQWQSPIFAALLGINVQ; via the coding sequence ATGAATAATGTTATTACTAATACCATCACAGACCAAAGCTTAGGGCTTGATGATGTTGAACCAAATACACGTTATGAAAACTGTGAAATTGGTTATTCCAATCACGGAATTAGTTTGAATAATGTTGAGTTCGTTAACTGTACGTTTGCACAGAGTGACTTTCGGAATGGTGAATTCATTGATGTGAAGTTTATCAAGACGCAATTGTTGAGTGCAGATTTTACAGAAGCGTACTTTATTGATTCTCTTTTTGATCATGCCAATGTTCAAGGTGGGAACTTTAACATGGCTGTGATTAAGAAAACCAAGTTTTTGGGCGCTAACCTGCGTTACAGTAATTTTAGTGAAACTAAGCTAACGGATGTCGATTTTTCCAAGTCGTTGTTAATTGATAGTTCGTTTCAAGCGGTCACGTTGAAGCACGTTGTGTTTGCTGAAGCCAATATTGATCAAATTGATTTTATTGATACGAATTTGAAAGGGCTGGATTTACGCGCGGCTGAATTTGATTCACTATTAGTTAGTCCAAATTTGCTACGTGGTGTGGTGATATCACAATGGCAGTCGCCGATTTTCGCGGCTTTACTGGGGATAAACGTTCAATAG
- a CDS encoding 8-oxo-dGTP diphosphatase, with the protein MAENRYQAIEITNMIMIENPVTHEILVEDRKNPKWPGVTFPGGHVEAGETVVESAYREALEETGLTIENPVMVGIKEWPLADGARYVVFLFKATAYTGEIKASREGEIFWTTREQLVDFVLPKTFKEMLPVFDDANISELALKNRNPDGVWETHWQ; encoded by the coding sequence ATGGCTGAAAACCGTTACCAAGCAATTGAAATTACAAATATGATTATGATTGAAAATCCGGTGACACATGAAATTTTAGTGGAAGACCGTAAGAATCCCAAGTGGCCAGGTGTTACATTTCCCGGTGGACATGTCGAAGCCGGTGAAACGGTGGTGGAGTCAGCATATCGCGAAGCACTTGAAGAAACTGGGTTGACGATTGAAAATCCTGTGATGGTCGGAATCAAGGAATGGCCCTTAGCCGATGGTGCGCGATACGTAGTGTTCTTGTTTAAGGCTACGGCGTACACGGGTGAAATCAAAGCAAGCCGTGAAGGTGAAATCTTTTGGACGACGCGGGAACAACTAGTTGATTTCGTCCTACCAAAGACTTTCAAAGAAATGCTCCCAGTGTTTGATGATGCCAATATTTCTGAATTAGCCTTGAAAAATCGCAACCCTGATGGTGTTTGGGAAACACACTGGCAATAA
- a CDS encoding DUF1398 family protein — protein MTLDFEKMNQAVNSETNAGGFANLMKNFMKLGVTRYDYLVAEGMYRFYDVDSSVDLQMNGVPKNVAEVGDPVAIKAAVRQAQAGAIVFEQFCELAGQAGVPVWTSDLVAKHVTYFDGNGKELLVEAIPGL, from the coding sequence ATGACTTTAGATTTTGAAAAAATGAACCAAGCAGTTAACAGTGAAACTAATGCAGGTGGCTTTGCCAACTTAATGAAAAACTTCATGAAATTAGGCGTGACACGCTACGATTATTTGGTGGCAGAGGGCATGTATCGTTTTTACGATGTGGATAGTTCAGTAGACTTACAAATGAACGGTGTTCCCAAGAACGTTGCTGAAGTGGGTGATCCAGTCGCAATCAAAGCCGCAGTTCGGCAAGCACAAGCAGGTGCAATTGTCTTTGAACAATTTTGCGAATTAGCTGGACAAGCTGGTGTGCCAGTCTGGACGAGTGATTTAGTTGCTAAGCATGTGACTTATTTCGATGGCAACGGTAAAGAACTGCTAGTTGAAGCAATTCCTGGCTTGTAA
- a CDS encoding IS1182 family transposase yields MKNYNMNQIMLDIPTAYEPDKNHVAHYINELVEDMDVTIFYTTGRPLEYDPRLMMKLVLFAYTRGVRSGRRIAEFAQENIIAMWLTQEAQPSYRTINRFRVSDLSEAMISSAFSRFTKLLHDKGYIDDVIYIDGTKILADANKFSFVWKKNTIRFDKMNTVKAQQLIQDIMAEQQSLQLPEYTDLSVEELDDVIAHLESYLAKQEQQVVATQKVSPNPAKQARRNTKKHLNKVEHIRDKKLAYQHQIETYNERNSYSKTDTDATFMRVKEDYMQNGQLKPAYNLQIATNAQFVLGYGIFQNPTDTRTLMPFVDQLKQYETLGSTIVADAGYGSESNYRQLEDEYPATTVLIPYGTMLKETSKKWQTDERKVMNWNYCAEDDYYVDPRNVRFNFKRLSKRTDKYGFVRDFKVYEAEAQTENLEDIAAALTPKGYTRKITVNPAFEYHKAKIRSEFSKEENQAIYAQRKIDVESVFGRLKAYFGFTRFSVRGSSE; encoded by the coding sequence ATGAAAAATTATAACATGAACCAAATCATGTTGGATATTCCAACGGCTTATGAACCTGATAAAAATCATGTGGCACACTACATTAACGAATTAGTTGAGGACATGGACGTAACTATCTTCTATACTACTGGTCGACCACTTGAGTATGATCCACGATTAATGATGAAACTAGTTTTATTCGCATATACCCGTGGCGTGCGTAGCGGTCGGCGGATTGCCGAGTTCGCCCAAGAAAACATTATTGCGATGTGGCTGACTCAAGAAGCACAGCCATCATATCGCACAATTAATCGTTTCCGAGTGTCAGACTTGTCAGAAGCCATGATTAGCTCGGCGTTTTCGCGTTTCACCAAATTACTTCACGACAAAGGATATATTGATGATGTAATCTATATTGACGGTACCAAAATTTTAGCGGATGCCAACAAGTTCAGTTTTGTGTGGAAGAAAAACACAATTCGTTTCGATAAAATGAATACCGTCAAAGCTCAACAATTAATTCAAGATATTATGGCAGAACAACAATCATTACAGTTACCAGAATATACTGATTTGTCAGTTGAAGAATTAGACGATGTGATTGCGCACCTAGAATCGTACTTAGCAAAACAAGAACAACAAGTCGTAGCTACACAGAAAGTGTCGCCTAACCCCGCCAAACAAGCGCGCCGGAATACTAAAAAGCACCTTAATAAGGTTGAACATATTCGTGACAAAAAGCTAGCGTATCAACACCAAATAGAAACTTATAATGAACGCAATAGCTATTCCAAGACTGATACTGACGCTACTTTCATGCGGGTTAAAGAAGATTACATGCAGAATGGTCAATTGAAACCAGCCTATAATTTACAAATCGCTACCAACGCTCAATTTGTCTTAGGCTATGGAATTTTCCAAAATCCAACTGATACGCGTACGTTGATGCCTTTTGTTGATCAACTCAAACAATACGAAACGTTGGGTTCAACGATTGTCGCAGATGCCGGATATGGTTCGGAAAGTAATTATCGGCAACTCGAAGATGAATACCCAGCTACTACAGTGCTGATTCCATACGGCACGATGTTAAAAGAAACCAGCAAAAAGTGGCAGACCGATGAACGGAAAGTCATGAATTGGAATTACTGTGCGGAAGATGACTATTATGTGGACCCACGAAACGTTAGATTTAATTTTAAACGTCTAAGTAAACGAACTGATAAATACGGATTCGTTCGTGACTTTAAAGTTTATGAAGCTGAAGCTCAGACGGAAAATTTAGAAGATATTGCGGCTGCGTTAACGCCTAAAGGATATACGAGAAAAATTACAGTGAATCCGGCATTTGAATATCATAAAGCGAAAATTAGAAGTGAGTTTTCAAAAGAAGAAAACCAAGCCATCTACGCCCAACGAAAGATTGACGTAGAATCGGTTTTCGGCAGATTGAAAGCTTATTTTGGGTTCACTCGCTTCTCGGTCAGAGGATCGAGCGAGTGA
- a CDS encoding PadR family transcriptional regulator: protein MTHEISKDTIRGHTDTIVLNILAQGDSYGYRIAQTIREMSGGTYELNEATLYTVFRRLEKNGDIESYYGNETQGGRRKYYKLTNQGQLALQQRLEAWEFAKHVIDNLIRGKVTEE from the coding sequence ATGACACATGAAATTTCTAAAGACACAATTCGTGGACACACGGACACGATTGTCTTAAATATTTTGGCGCAAGGTGATAGTTATGGTTATCGGATTGCACAAACTATTCGCGAGATGTCCGGTGGCACATATGAATTGAATGAAGCCACGTTGTATACGGTGTTTCGCCGTCTTGAAAAAAACGGTGATATTGAAAGCTATTACGGGAATGAAACCCAGGGTGGGCGCCGTAAATATTATAAGTTAACTAATCAAGGTCAGCTTGCATTGCAACAGCGGTTGGAAGCATGGGAATTCGCCAAGCACGTCATTGATAATTTGATTCGTGGAAAGGTTACGGAGGAATAA